TTCGTGAGAACCAACGCCGAGCGAAACAATTGACCCGTCTCGAAAAAGAACTCGCAGCGCTGTCACTCACGATACGCTTACCGACATCTATTCTAGCGGATGCCGCTTTCGCAAAGCCCGTCTCCATCCAACAGCTCCAAAGGAAATCCGCCAGTCGCGTGATTGCCGTCACCGGCACCGCGGCCGAATTGGCACCGACGCTGCAGGAGTTGCGGGTCCTGGGTCGTCGATTGACACAGGCCAACACGTACGTAGTCGTTATACCCACAGACGGATCTACTCGTGCCGATTGGGGCTTGCCGAATGAACGATTCACCTGGCTAGCGGAACCTGCAGTCGTTCTCCAGTGGAAAACCTACTTTGCGACTCTTTCCGAGGGGTCAGACTTTAAGTGGTTTGGGCTCTCGTCGAGCGGTAGGTCGTTCGGATCCGGCCAAGGATCTCGTCCGGTATCGTGGATTCAGATGTTGGGACAGCATCTGCGCCCTACCGATATTctggacgaaaacgacgtTTCCAAGGAAGACGTCGACAACGTTCTGTCGCAGATGGACCTCTTCTACGATGCGCTCGTTCAAGGGAACTTAGAACAGATGAGATCGGTTTGTGCGGAAGAGCAGTGCAAGGAAGTAACTGGCGTCATTCAGGCTGGAGGTCGACTGGACGACTGGAAGAGTTGCCTGCAAGAAGGGAATCGACCTGCCGGGATGAGGGTGTCGGGAGCGGATGTAACGATAATTTCCAAGGAATTGGCATTTTCGACAGTCATTGAGTTTCCCTCCGCTATAGAGGGGGCGACTCTACTTGCCATGCAAAAATGGATCCGACAAGCTGGCGAATGGAGATTGGCCCGACATCAAACGATCCCGTGGGCGGAAAATGCTGCTGCTGGCACGCTGATTTGTGACTGCCGAGGATGTGTATCTTTGACACGGAGTGCTGACCGAAGAACTTTTGGTGGATTGATTGGATAGAATTATAATGTCTATAGATGATGTAATGTATTAAAATGTAGAGCTTTCGATGAATCATATGGTACTCATCGAAACTTTGCTACGGTGACACTTCATTGGACATCAACAACAGTAAAACCGTAAATCAGTTGAGTCCTCTAGTATGAGTGGGGCTGGGCCGAAGGGACGCCTTCTTCGCGTTGCTTGGACTGGTCCAATGTCTCTTCAGAATGTGGGAGAGGGGACGCCCTCATTTCTAGACTGAGCCGGCCGCGGCCTTCCGACGCATCGGGGCCCGCAAAGACATTTACATCGAAGGACGTTTCGGAACTTGAACGCGCTTCAGAAGGCGCAGCCCGACTACTTTCTCTTTCTCTGTCCGTAGTCGCAAGGTCTTTTCCGTAGTCGTCGCGCCGTACCTTTTTCTTGCGGGGAGAGTCTGATACACAACCGAGCTCACATAGCATGCGTTCTGACGCAACCCAGTCGGTACTGAAGAAATCGAAGCAAACCTGTGAGAGACTGTTATAAAGACGACAAACATCATCGGTACCGGCATACGATGGTTCAAAACAGATGATCGGAAGGCATTGGGTGGAATTGACCATTTTCCATATTTTCCTAGTCTCGTTCGTTACTTTGAGAGTGCGGTCGTTGGAGGAAGTGGCTTCCGCACTTCCCAAAAACGCCAAGATCCAACCCATCTCGTCAGGTGTATCGTCGCGACCCTCACCAGAGCCATTCTTAGACACAGTAGGCGCCCGATGAGTGTCTGCAGAATCATCAAATGATTGTTGCGTCACTTCTTCAATGACAGTTGTTTCCACTGGAGGTACGAAGCCGTCAGCACGGATTTGATCCATTCTCTGCTCAGTGTTTGTCGAGAAATGATACGCCAAGGAGATTGTAGTGCCTGGATTGCGCGCAAACTCGATAAAGCGGGATGCCTGGATCATCAGATCCGCCTCTGGTAGCGCGTTGAATAAGAATGGTTCATATCTGCGTACAACCTCTAGAATATCACGAGTGAGGGTTTCTGCCTGAAATAACAAAGGCTGTTCCCATATTTGTTTTCGCATGGTTTCCTCTCTTTTCAGAAGATCGAACGCACGCTTCTTTTCGTTCATCTCCATAGATTTTGCAAGCTGTGCGTCAGCTTCTAGACAAGGGTTGGGGACCAGTGCAATACCGCATCCAGAGCATATCACATCTAGTCCAGAATTGAATATGGAACAGCGTTTGCATTCAAATTGGCGGGTCCCACCAATAGACAACAAATCGAAATCGCTGATTGTCGAGAATTCGGCCGCGCTAGCCGTTGAATTTTTCTCAGTAAAGGAACACTCCGAATGCTCGTCTGCTTGAGGAAACGAATTGTGTTCTTCGTGAGCTCTGCCTTCAGAGAGAACTCCCTTGTCTTCATCTGGCTTTAATTTCGCACAGATATCAATACTGGATAGCTTCACTTGGATGAAAGCGGAAGAAGTCGAGACCTCGTCCAGTTTTTCGGGACCCGGCCCCTTTCCGGATCGAAGAAAGGATTCACCGAATTCCATGATAACTTGGGCTacgttttcgtcgtcttcttcagcaTCGCTAAGATTGATTTGCTCGAAGTCACTGTCACTCATTTTGCTTCTCGAACTCTTGAGATAAATTTACGGCGATAGCGTAGGATTACACCTTATGGTTAGTCAACAGGTTCTTAAAGATGGATCAGGCTGAGCAGCAGTCACACAGGAAATTGCAAAAGATCCGAGGAAGATTTGGAGATCCAAAAGCTGTCCACGTCTCGATGAGGGCATATTTCAGAAAAATAGCTTATCATCCTTTCTGTTGATTGGTATCTTTCCTGTCTTCGCCCCCAAAGTTCTTTGGCGCGGGTTTACCAGTCCCACGTCAGAACTCGCTCACCGTGAGTTGTTTCACAGGAGTCACAAAAGACTGACAGAATATCCGAGTCGGCGTTGTATTGTGCCACAATGAAACTGTAAGTCCTGTTGTTTCATTACAGACGAATCTCCTGGCTTATCCTTATCATAGCGACAAGCCACCTgatttaactgtaagtgtacACTTTAACATTACAATCGTCGGCCTGGACAGTTCGGACAGATGTTGACGTTTCACAGTCGATGGAACTTACAACGAGCTACAAATTCAAGGTATATATCAACAAATAAACCGAGTGGTAA
The sequence above is a segment of the Phaeodactylum tricornutum CCAP 1055/1 chromosome 10, whole genome shotgun sequence genome. Coding sequences within it:
- a CDS encoding predicted protein yields the protein MKFVLPLLVTHLLVSAVAGFVPIRRCAGSPQPRTKPLLSSSGGVYTRVRLGSAALALSSNDSFDISKPVFDLYAWRSVRGDALAKYNSLNQSEPLRINLSALFALTCFASPTLAEEINAEALSLPQTALTVVLGLACSAAFVRENQRRAKQLTRLEKELAALSLTIRLPTSILADAAFAKPVSIQQLQRKSASRVIAVTGTAAELAPTLQELRVLGRRLTQANTYVVVIPTDGSTRADWGLPNERFTWLAEPAVVLQWKTYFATLSEGSDFKWFGLSSSGRSFGSGQGSRPVSWIQMLGQHLRPTDILDENDVSKEDVDNVLSQMDLFYDALVQGNLEQMRSVCAEEQCKEVTGVIQAGGRLDDWKSCLQEGNRPAGMRVSGADVTIISKELAFSTVIEFPSAIEGATLLAMQKWIRQAGEWRLARHQTIPWAENAAAGTLICDCRGCVSLTRSADRRTFGGLIG
- a CDS encoding predicted protein, with product MSDSDFEQINLSDAEEDDENVAQVIMEFGESFLRSGKGPGPEKLDEVSTSSAFIQVKLSSIDICAKLKPDEDKGVLSEGRAHEEHNSFPQADEHSECSFTEKNSTASAAEFSTISDFDLLSIGGTRQFECKRCSIFNSGLDVICSGCGIALVPNPCLEADAQLAKSMEMNEKKRAFDLLKREETMRKQIWEQPLLFQAETLTRDILEVVRRYEPFLFNALPEADLMIQASRFIEFARNPGTTISLAYHFSTNTEQRMDQIRADGFVPPVETTVIEEVTQQSFDDSADTHRAPTVSKNGSGEGRDDTPDEMGWILAFLGSAEATSSNDRTLKVTNETRKIWKMVNSTQCLPIICFEPSYAGTDDVCRLYNSLSQVCFDFFSTDWVASERMLCELGCVSDSPRKKKVRRDDYGKDLATTDRERESSRAAPSEARSSSETSFDVNVFAGPDASEGRGRLSLEMRASPLPHSEETLDQSKQREEGVPSAQPHSY